In the Flavobacterium sp. 90 genome, CGGAGCGCACGTTCGTGGATTAAACCGTTTGCACCAATTTGACAAAGTAGAAATCGTACGTGTTGAACATCCTGATAAGTCTTATGAAGCGCTTGACGGAATGGTAGAACATGTAAAAGATATTTTGAAAGAATTGAAATTGCCATACAGAGTTTTACGTTTATGTGGTGGCGATATGGGATTCACATCGGCTTTGACGTATGATTTTGAAGTGTTTTCTACAGCGCAGGATCGTTGGTTAGAGATTAGTTCAGTTTCTAACTTTGAAACTTTTCAGGCAAATCGCTTGAAATTGCGTTTCAAAGATAAAGACGGAAAAAACCAATTGGCACACACACTTAACGGAAGTTCATTGGCTTTGCCAAGAGTTTTGGCAGGAATATTAGAAAACTACCAAACTCCGGAGGGAATTGTAATTCCAGAAGTTTTACGCCCTTACTGTGGATTTGATATTATAAATTAGATTAACTTTTATAGTTCTTAGAATAACACCTAACAGGTTTTTAAAACCTGTTAGGTTTCTTAATTTTAACTAAGAACTTCACCAAAAAATAAGCAAGATGAACGGAATTTTAAACTGGAATGTAGATCCCGTTATTGTGATGATAACAGATAGTTTTCCTTTAAAATATTATGGAGCTCTTTTTGCTTGCGGGCTTTTACTCGGGTATTACATCGTAAGAAATATTTATAAAAAAGAAAATCTTTCGATAGACAATCTGGATAGTTTGCTCGTATATGTAATAGTTGGAACAATTTTAGGAGCACGATTAGGACATTGTTTTTTTTATGAACCGTCCTATTTTTTGCAACATCCAATAGAGATTCTTTTACCGATTCAGAAGATAGGCGGAGTTTATAAATTTGTTGGTTATCAAGGTTTAGCAAGTCACGGAGGATCAATTGGAGTTTTGATTGCGATGGTTTTATATTGTCGCAAATACAAAGTTAAGTTCTTATGGCTTTTAGATAAAATGGCTATTGGAGTTCCTGTTACAGGAGCTTTTATCAGATTTGGGAATTTTATGAATTCTGAAATCTACGGAAAACCAACTAACGGAAATTGGGGAGTTGTTTTCGAGAGAGACGACATGATTCCAAGGCATCCAACACAATTGTATGAAGCATTTGCTTATTTGTTGATTTTTGTGATTTTATATTGGATGTATAAATCGGATAAAATCAGAAAAACCGACGGAATAATTTTTGGATATTTCCTTACGTTATTGTTTTTAGCCAGATTTATAATTGAATATTTCAAAGAAAATCAAGAAGCTTGGGAAAACAGTATGCCAATTAATATGGGGCAATTATTAAGTATTCCATTTATTTTAATTGGTTTAGCTTTGATAGTTTGGAAATCGAAGAAGCAAGTTGTAATTTAGTTTACAGTGTGGGAAATAAGTTTACAGTCGCGGTTTTCACTTTACAGTTTGAATTGCGATAAAAACTGACTACTGAGACTGAAACTGAGACTGAATACTGAAAAAACTGAATTATGAAAAACATCTTTATCTATATCGTTCTGTTGTGGTCTACTTTTGCATTAGCACAAAATGAGCAATTGGCTCAATATTACTACGATAAAGGTGATTTTGAAAAAGCTAAAATCAGTTATGAAGAGCTTTTAAACAGCGCACCATCCAATACACAATATTTTTTAAGAACCGTAGATTGTTATCAGCAATTGCAACAATTTGATGTGGCTCAAAAAGCCATTCAGGAACGTTTTAACAGATACAAACAAGGTGTTTTTTTAGTAGAATTGGGATATAATTTCCAATTACAAAAAAACGACGCCAAAGCTAAAAATTACTACGAGCAGGCGATCGAAAAAATCAAAACCAGTCCGAATGATGTTTACGGAATCGGAAATTCTTTTGAGAAAAAAGTATTGCTTGAATATGCTTTAAAAGCGTATCAAACGGCAATGCAGGTTCAGCCGAGTTACAATTTTAATTTTCAAATAGGAATGCTTTATGGTCAGTTAGGAAAGACGGATCAAATGATCGAACTTTTGTTAACAGAATCCTTTAATAATCCTCAGAATGCTAATTTAATTCAGACGCAATTATCGCGTTTCATGAGTGGCGAAACAGATAACACCGCTTTTAAAGATGCAATGCGTAAAGCTTTAATCCTGAGAACTCAGAAAGATCAAGATGTTTTTTGGAATCACTATTTAAGTTGGTTCTATGTACAGCAAAAAGAATTCGGAAAAGCCTTTATTCAGGAAAAAGCGATTTACAAACGTGAACCGGAATCACTTTCGAGTATTGTAAATTTAAGTCAGTTTGCAATGAACGAAGATGATACGGATACGGCAGAAGAAATCCTGAATTTTATCCTTCAAAACACCAAAGATTTAGATTTGTTAGTGCAGACGAATTCGTATTTAATGCAGATTAAAATCGACAAAGCGCAGGAAAAAGACTATCCAATTATCAATGCTGAGTTACAACAATTGCTCACAACCTATGAAATAACTCCTTTTACCTTATCTTTGCAAATAATTCAGGCGCATTTTCTGGCTTTCAATCTCAAAAAGACGGAAGAAGGCAAGGCAATTATTAAAAAAGCGCTGGAATTAAATTTGAATGATTATCAGCAAGCAGATGCAAAGATGGAGTTGGCAGACATCTTGCTTTTGGAAGAAAAATACAATCAGGCGTTGATTTATTATTCTCAAATTCAGTTGGATTTAAAGAATGATGTAATGGCGCATGAAGCAAGTTTAAAAGCCGCAAAAACGAGTTATTATAAAGGCGATTTTGAGTGGGCTTTAAAACAATTTAAAGAGTTGAAAGCTGCAAACACGCAATTGATTGCCAATGATGCTCTTGAATATTTTTTATTGATTAATGATAATACCGTTGCAGATTCGACACAAACGGCTTTAAAGCAGTTTGCAAAAGGTGATTTTTTGATCTATCAGAATAAAAAACCGGAAGCAATTGCACAGTTTCAGAGTATTCTGAAAACTTATAAAGGTCAGGAAATCGAAGCCGTAACATTGTTGCGTTTGGGTAAAGTTTATGAAAGTCAGAAAGATTATAATTCGGCTTTAAGCCAATACCAACAGATTATTGATAATCATAGTGACGGAATTTATGTAGATGAAGCGTTGTTTTTTTCGGCAGAGATTTACAACGACGAATTACACGATATAGAAAAGGCAAAACCTTTGTATGAGAAGGTAATTTTTAACCATCAGGATAGTATTTACTTTGTTGATGCGAGAAAAAAATACCGACAATTGAGAGGCGATAAGAATTTATAAGTTGGTTTAATTGGTTATTCGCTTAACCGATTAACCGAGAAATGATTAAAGAAGAATTACCAATATGATGATTTGTTTTAGGAGTCAAAAAGAAAAAAACTTAGTCCCTAAGAACCTTAGAATCTCAGAACCTTTAAAAAAATGATTATTTACAACGTTACCACCAATATACACGAAAGCGTTCATGACCAATGGTTAAAATGGATGCAGGAAAAACACATACCGGAAATTCTGGCAACTCAAAAGTTTTCTTCGGCACGAATTGTAAAAGTTTTGGTGAATGAAGAAATGGGCGGAATTACGTATTCTGTTCAATATGTTACCGATAGCAAAGAAACTTTAGAGAAATATTATATCGAAGATGAACCGGAATTTCACAGAGAAGCTTTGGGATTATTTGCAGATAAAATGCTTTCTTTCAGAACGGAATTAGAAGTGATTTCGGAACATTAAGATTGCCCGCCGATTTTACGGATTAGACTGATTTACACAGATTTTAAAATTTGTGTTAATTTGCGTAATTCGTGGCAAAACAGAAAAATAAATAAAACTTTGCGACTTAGCGCCTTCGTGGCAAAAAGAGCTTAGTGCCTTTAAGGCAAACAATAAAGAAAATGGAAAAAGTAAAAGCCAAAAAACATTTAGGACAACACTTCCTGAAAGACGAAAGTATTGCAAAAGGAATTGCAGATACTTTAAGTTTAAAAGGATACGATGAGGTTTTAGAAATAGGACCGGGAATGGGTGTGTTGACTAAGTATTTGCTTGACAAACCAATTAATACACATGTGATCGAGATTGATGGAGAATCGGTGGTGTATTTGGGTGAAAATTATCCAAAATTAAAAGATAAAATTATCTCTCAGGATTTCCTGAAATATAATATAAACGAGGTTTACGAAAATAAACAATTCGCTATTATTGGGAATTTTCCCTATAACATTTCTACGCAAATCGTTTTTAGAACTTTAGAGTTTAAACATCAGATTCCGGAATTTTCGGGGATGTTTCAAAAAGAAGTTGCTGAAAGGATATGCGAGAAAAAAGGCTCAAAAGCGTACGGAATCTTATCTGTATTAGCACAGGCTTTCTATGATACTGAGTATTTGTTTACGGTAGATGAAAACGTTTTTATTCCTCCGCCCAAGGTCAAGTCGGGTGTGATGAAAATGACCCGAAAGGAAGATTATAGCCTTCCATGTGGGGAAAAGTTGTTTTTTACAGTAGTAAAAACGGCTTTTCAGCAAAGACGAAAAACATTACGTAACAGTTTGAAAACATTAAATTTATCAGATGAACTCCGATTAGACACTATCTTTGATAAACGTCCGGAGCAGTTAAGCGTCGACGAATTTATTGTTTTGACTCAAAAAATAGAAGCCGATGGAGTTTAAAATCAGCAAAGAGCTAATTAAACAAATAGCTCAACTCATTCAAGCTAAAAACAACAAAGAGCTCGAGATTTTATTAAATGACATGCATCACGCGGATTTCGCTGAAATCCTTGATGAAATTGACATTGATGAAGCAACTTATATATTCAAGGTTTTAAATAGCGAAAAAACGGCTGAAATCCTTCTGGAATTAGAAGACGATTTAAGAGAGCAAATCTTAAACCGACTTTCGCCTAAAGAAATCGCCGAAGAGCTTGATGAACTTGAAACCAATGATGCGGCGGATATTATTGGTGAACTTTCGAAAGATAGAAAAGCAGAAGTAATCTCCGAGCTTCAGGACGTAGAACACGCAAAAGGAATCGTTGATTTATTGCGTTACGACGAAGATACTGCGGGAGGTATCATGCACAAAGAGTTGGTGAAAGTCAACGAAAACTGGAACGTATTAACTTGCGTAAAGGAAATGCGCATTCAGGCAGAGAATGTTTCCAGAGTACATTCGATTTATGTTGTTGATGACGAAAACAGACTTAAAGGCAGATTGTCGCTTAAAGAT is a window encoding:
- a CDS encoding DUF4286 family protein, translated to MIIYNVTTNIHESVHDQWLKWMQEKHIPEILATQKFSSARIVKVLVNEEMGGITYSVQYVTDSKETLEKYYIEDEPEFHREALGLFADKMLSFRTELEVISEH
- the rsmA gene encoding 16S rRNA (adenine(1518)-N(6)/adenine(1519)-N(6))-dimethyltransferase RsmA, producing MEKVKAKKHLGQHFLKDESIAKGIADTLSLKGYDEVLEIGPGMGVLTKYLLDKPINTHVIEIDGESVVYLGENYPKLKDKIISQDFLKYNINEVYENKQFAIIGNFPYNISTQIVFRTLEFKHQIPEFSGMFQKEVAERICEKKGSKAYGILSVLAQAFYDTEYLFTVDENVFIPPPKVKSGVMKMTRKEDYSLPCGEKLFFTVVKTAFQQRRKTLRNSLKTLNLSDELRLDTIFDKRPEQLSVDEFIVLTQKIEADGV
- a CDS encoding tetratricopeptide repeat protein, producing MKNIFIYIVLLWSTFALAQNEQLAQYYYDKGDFEKAKISYEELLNSAPSNTQYFLRTVDCYQQLQQFDVAQKAIQERFNRYKQGVFLVELGYNFQLQKNDAKAKNYYEQAIEKIKTSPNDVYGIGNSFEKKVLLEYALKAYQTAMQVQPSYNFNFQIGMLYGQLGKTDQMIELLLTESFNNPQNANLIQTQLSRFMSGETDNTAFKDAMRKALILRTQKDQDVFWNHYLSWFYVQQKEFGKAFIQEKAIYKREPESLSSIVNLSQFAMNEDDTDTAEEILNFILQNTKDLDLLVQTNSYLMQIKIDKAQEKDYPIINAELQQLLTTYEITPFTLSLQIIQAHFLAFNLKKTEEGKAIIKKALELNLNDYQQADAKMELADILLLEEKYNQALIYYSQIQLDLKNDVMAHEASLKAAKTSYYKGDFEWALKQFKELKAANTQLIANDALEYFLLINDNTVADSTQTALKQFAKGDFLIYQNKKPEAIAQFQSILKTYKGQEIEAVTLLRLGKVYESQKDYNSALSQYQQIIDNHSDGIYVDEALFFSAEIYNDELHDIEKAKPLYEKVIFNHQDSIYFVDARKKYRQLRGDKNL
- the lgt gene encoding prolipoprotein diacylglyceryl transferase translates to MNGILNWNVDPVIVMITDSFPLKYYGALFACGLLLGYYIVRNIYKKENLSIDNLDSLLVYVIVGTILGARLGHCFFYEPSYFLQHPIEILLPIQKIGGVYKFVGYQGLASHGGSIGVLIAMVLYCRKYKVKFLWLLDKMAIGVPVTGAFIRFGNFMNSEIYGKPTNGNWGVVFERDDMIPRHPTQLYEAFAYLLIFVILYWMYKSDKIRKTDGIIFGYFLTLLFLARFIIEYFKENQEAWENSMPINMGQLLSIPFILIGLALIVWKSKKQVVI